TGGAGAAGATCCTGCCGCTGGGGTTCGCCAGCCAGCAGACCTACCAGTCCGTCATCGACGGCGAGTCCCAGCTCGGCCTGACCGCGACCACCGACGGCACCCTGGAGAGCCAGGGCCTCGTGCTGCTCGAGGACGACCAGGACATCCAGCCGGCCCAGAACCTCGTGCCGGCGGTGAGCACCGAGTTCCTCGACACCAACACCGACCTGCCCACGATCCTCGAGCCGCTGATGGCGGCGCTGACGACCGAGAAGCTGACCGAGCTCAACGGGCGGGTCGCGGTGGACCGCGAGCAGCCGGCCGACGTGGCGCGCGACTTCCTGGTCGAGGAGGGCCTGCTGGAGGAGTGACGGGGCCGGCTCAGGGGACCTGCAGCTCGGGCGGCAGGTCCGGCCGGTCGACGTACGGGTGCTCGGCGACGGTGCGACCGTCGACGAGCCGCGTGGGCAGGGGCCCCGGCGGTCTGTCGTCGAGCCAGGTGAGGAACTCCGCCAGCGCCTCGCGTCGGTCCTGGCCGACCAGCCAGCCCATGATCCGCTGCCGCAGCGGCAGGGTCGTGGCCTCGAAGGGGACGCTGTCGGCGTTCCACAGCTCACGGACGCCGTCGCGGAGCAGCGCCCAGTAGTCGTCGCCGGCGTCGGGGGCGGCCCGGAAGTACTCCCACATGTCGATCGGCAGCACCCGCCGGAGGAACACCTCCTGCGTCGCGGGGGAGCAGTGCTCGCGGACCGTCGCGAGGGACCAGCGCTTGGTCTCCAGCCGGTCGGCCAGGTCGCGCACGTCGCCGCGCTGCTGGCTGATCGAGGTGCCGTCGTCGCGCACCCGCCACCGGTAGACCGGCTCCGGCAGCGAGTCGATGCGTCCCTGCACGAGCGCACGGGTGATCGCCGGCTGGTCCTCGTAGCGCACCCGTTCCGGGAAGGCCAGCCCGTGGGCGTCCCAGAAGGAGCGGCGGAAGACCTTGTTCCAGGCGAAGACGTCGGCGAGCAGCAGGGGAGCGTCCTCGATGACGACCGAACGGCGCGGCTCGCGGTGGTTCTCCCGCATCAGCGGCGTCATGAACGTCTCGTCGCCACGCAGCCGCTCGACCGCGCCGATGGCGAGGTCGGAGCCGCTCTCGACGAGGCTCCCGACCAACCGCTCGTAGGCGCCCGGCACGACCAGGTCGTCGCTGTCCGCGAAGGCCAGCAGCTCACCGGTGGCATGGGTGACACCCACGTTGCGGGCGGCGCCGAGGCCGGCGTTGGCCTGGTGGACCACCCGGACCCGCGGGTCGCGGGCGGCGACCTCGTCGGCGATCTCACCGGTCCGGTCGGTCGCGCCGTCGTCGACCACGACCACCTCGAGGTGGGACCACGACTGGTCGAGCACGCTGGTCAGCGAGTCCTCGAGCCAGTCCTCGACGTCGTACGCCGGCACGACCACGCTCAGCAGCGGCTGCTCAGCCACGGCGACCCTCTCCGGTGGCCAGCAGCGCCTCGACGACGACGAGGTCGAGTGGCGTGGTGACCTTGAGGTTGCGCTCGTCGCCGGCCACGACGACGACGGGGACGTCCGGGCAGTAGGTGCCCACCACGCTGCAGTCGTCGGTGGCGGTGAAGCCGGGGTCGGCCGCCGCCCTGTCGTGGGCGAGGCGCAGCACCTCCGACCGGAACGCCTGCGGGGTCTGCACCCGGCGCAGCGACTCGCGGGGAGGGGTCGCGAGCACCCGGTCGTGGGCGTCCACCTCGACGATCGTGTCGGGCGAGGTGACGGCCACGCTGACCGCGGCGTGGGTGGCCAGTGCTGCGAAGCAGTCGTCGACGATCCGCTCCGTCACGAGCGGGCGGGCGGCGTCGTGGACCAGCAGGTCGACCTCGGCGTCGCCGAGCTCCGCGAGGGCCGCGCGGGTGCTGTCCGAGCGGGACGCGCCGCCGGGCACGACCGCCGTCACCTTGTCGGCGTACCCACCCCGGTCGACCAACGCCCGCGCTGCGTCGAGGTGGTCGGCCGCCATCACCAGCACGATCTCGTGGACCCGTGGGTGGGCGTGAAAGGTGTGCAGGGCGTGCTCGAGGAGGGTCCGGCCCCCGACCTCGAGCAGCTGCTTCGGGGTCTCGCTGGCCATGCGGGTCCCGGTGCCTCCGGCGAGCAGGGCGACCACGCCCCGACGCTGGTGCGGCTCCATGGCGGCATCCTCGCAGAGCACGGCCCGGTGCACCCGGGCGCGTGCGGTGTGACCCACCCGACGCCGGGCCCGGTTCCGCCCGGGAAGGCTGGCGCGTAGCCTCGTGTTGCACTGAGTGCAGAGCAATCGTCTGGTACCCGGCCCGGTCCGCCCCCGCGGATGTCGGAGGGACTGCAACGAGAGGTTCGCAACATGCCCAGCAGCAGCAACGCGCCCGCGCGAGGGCCGCTGCGGATCGGCGTCATCGGCGCCGGACGCGTCGGCGCCGTGCTGGGCGCCGCCCTCCGGTCCTCAGGCCACGACATCGTCGCGGCTGCCGGTGAGTCCGACGCCTCCCGCGGCCGGATCAGCAGCCTCCTCCCCGGAACCCCCGTCGACAAGCCGTCGGCCGTCGCGCGCGCCTGCGACCTGCTGCTCCTCACGGTCCCCGACGACATGCTGCCCAACGTCGTCTCGGTGCTGGCCGCGAGCGGCGCCATCCGCGAGGGCCAGTACGTCGTGCACACCTCGGGCCGGCACGGGCTCGGCGTGCTCGCGCCCGCCGCGGCCGTGGGCGCGCGACCGCTCGCGGTCCACCCCGCCATGACCTTCACCGGCACCGACATCGACCTGCCGCGGCTCCCCGGGTGCGTCTACGGCGTCACCGCCGGGCCCGGCGAGAAGGCGCTGGCCGAGCAGCTCGTGACCGAGCTCGGCGGCCGGGCGGTGTGGGTGCCCGAGGAGCTGCGGGCGGTCTACCACGCCGGGCTCGCCCACGGCGCCAACCACCTCGTCACCCTGGTCTCGGAGGCCATGGAGCTGCTGGCCGCCTCCGGGGTCGACCAGCCCGCCGACACCCTGCGCCCGTTGCTGGAGGCCGCTCTCGACAACGCGCTCGCGCAGGGCGACGCGGCCCTCACCGGGCCGATCGTGCGCGGCGACGTCGAGACCGTGCGCGACCACCTGGCCGAGGTCGCGGCGACCGCCCCCGACACCCTGCCGTCCTACGTCGCCATGGCCCGGGCGACGCTCGACCGCGTCGTCACCGACGGTCGGCTGCTGCCGATCCGGGCCGCCAAGATCCGCCGTGTGCTCGATGCAGCGGAGTCGCCGACCGCGGCCGGCGACCCGGCCGGCCGATGAGCCGCCCCGAGCTCGCGAGCACCCGCGCCGAGCTCGCTGCCCTGCTCGACCGCGACCGCCGCGCGGGACGGGCGATCGCTCTGGTCCCGACCATGGGCGCCCTCCACGC
The genomic region above belongs to Nocardioides coralli and contains:
- a CDS encoding Rossmann-like and DUF2520 domain-containing protein; this translates as MPSSSNAPARGPLRIGVIGAGRVGAVLGAALRSSGHDIVAAAGESDASRGRISSLLPGTPVDKPSAVARACDLLLLTVPDDMLPNVVSVLAASGAIREGQYVVHTSGRHGLGVLAPAAAVGARPLAVHPAMTFTGTDIDLPRLPGCVYGVTAGPGEKALAEQLVTELGGRAVWVPEELRAVYHAGLAHGANHLVTLVSEAMELLAASGVDQPADTLRPLLEAALDNALAQGDAALTGPIVRGDVETVRDHLAEVAATAPDTLPSYVAMARATLDRVVTDGRLLPIRAAKIRRVLDAAESPTAAGDPAGR
- a CDS encoding glycosyltransferase family 2 protein produces the protein MAEQPLLSVVVPAYDVEDWLEDSLTSVLDQSWSHLEVVVVDDGATDRTGEIADEVAARDPRVRVVHQANAGLGAARNVGVTHATGELLAFADSDDLVVPGAYERLVGSLVESGSDLAIGAVERLRGDETFMTPLMRENHREPRRSVVIEDAPLLLADVFAWNKVFRRSFWDAHGLAFPERVRYEDQPAITRALVQGRIDSLPEPVYRWRVRDDGTSISQQRGDVRDLADRLETKRWSLATVREHCSPATQEVFLRRVLPIDMWEYFRAAPDAGDDYWALLRDGVRELWNADSVPFEATTLPLRQRIMGWLVGQDRREALAEFLTWLDDRPPGPLPTRLVDGRTVAEHPYVDRPDLPPELQVP
- the ispD gene encoding 2-C-methyl-D-erythritol 4-phosphate cytidylyltransferase: MEPHQRRGVVALLAGGTGTRMASETPKQLLEVGGRTLLEHALHTFHAHPRVHEIVLVMAADHLDAARALVDRGGYADKVTAVVPGGASRSDSTRAALAELGDAEVDLLVHDAARPLVTERIVDDCFAALATHAAVSVAVTSPDTIVEVDAHDRVLATPPRESLRRVQTPQAFRSEVLRLAHDRAAADPGFTATDDCSVVGTYCPDVPVVVVAGDERNLKVTTPLDLVVVEALLATGEGRRG